The following are encoded in a window of Actinomyces oris genomic DNA:
- a CDS encoding ATP-dependent helicase has translation MSPTTPHPAPLEVSRLLEALDPDQREVAEHLEGPLCVLAGAGTGKTRAITYRIAHGVATGAYQATQVLAVTFTARAAGEMRSRLADLGVPGVQARTFHAAALRQLTYFWPTAIGGRRPDIQAHKAPLVGAAARRLGLPTDRATVRDLAAEVEWAKVTMTLPEDYAQAAVVAGRTGVAGQEAATVAQVLSLYEEAKSERGVIDFEDVLLLTIGILLDREDVAAQVRGQYKHFVVDEYQDVSPLQQRLLDLWLGRRRQLCVVGDVSQTIYSFTGATPAFLTGFATRYEGARTVRLSRDYRSTPQVVSLANRVLSRSRRGGGGPHLPAGAVELVAQRPSGPAVRFETYDDDIAEAEGAVAQVRRLQAAGVPLSEIAILYRTNSQSEVFEQALAGAQIGYLVRGGERFFEREEVKRAMAVVLGAARTEKATLTGDLGQDARTVLAREGWSEEPPAPRGAVRERWDALNALVALADEMAQTRGADLDAFHTELRERADAQNAPTVEGVTLSSLHAAKGLEWDAVILAGVCEGLLPISLAEGQAAIEEERRLLYVGVTRAREHLVISYARARNAGGRAARKPSRFLDGLWPTGDGPKDASRRQGRQSAKERSRQSAADFEANNDPRTIALFEELRAWRSQVAKERGKPAFTVFADATLRDIAVVKPTSLPQLSLIRGVGATKLQDYGGPVLALLRDFEAEN, from the coding sequence ATGAGCCCGACCACCCCCCACCCCGCCCCTCTCGAGGTATCCAGGCTCCTGGAGGCCCTCGACCCCGACCAGCGCGAGGTCGCCGAGCACCTCGAAGGCCCCCTGTGTGTCCTGGCGGGCGCAGGCACCGGCAAGACCCGGGCCATCACCTATCGCATCGCCCACGGCGTGGCCACCGGCGCCTATCAGGCCACCCAGGTCCTGGCCGTCACCTTCACCGCCCGCGCCGCCGGCGAGATGCGCTCGCGCCTGGCCGACCTCGGCGTCCCCGGCGTCCAGGCCCGTACCTTCCACGCCGCCGCCCTGCGTCAGCTCACCTACTTCTGGCCCACCGCCATCGGCGGGCGCCGCCCCGACATCCAGGCCCATAAGGCGCCCCTGGTCGGCGCCGCCGCCCGTCGCCTGGGCCTGCCCACCGACCGGGCCACCGTGCGGGACCTGGCCGCCGAGGTCGAGTGGGCCAAGGTCACCATGACCCTGCCCGAGGACTACGCCCAGGCCGCCGTCGTCGCCGGTCGCACCGGCGTGGCCGGGCAGGAGGCGGCCACCGTCGCCCAGGTCCTGTCCCTCTACGAGGAGGCCAAGAGCGAGCGCGGCGTCATCGACTTCGAGGACGTGCTCCTGCTGACCATCGGGATCCTCCTGGACCGCGAGGACGTCGCCGCCCAGGTGCGCGGCCAGTACAAGCACTTCGTCGTCGATGAGTACCAGGACGTCTCCCCGCTCCAGCAGCGCCTGTTGGACCTGTGGCTGGGACGGCGCCGCCAGCTCTGCGTCGTGGGGGACGTCTCTCAGACCATCTACTCCTTCACCGGCGCCACGCCCGCCTTCCTCACCGGTTTCGCCACCCGCTACGAGGGGGCGCGCACCGTGCGCCTGAGCCGCGACTACCGCTCCACCCCGCAGGTCGTCTCCCTGGCCAACCGGGTCCTGTCCCGCTCGCGGCGTGGGGGCGGCGGTCCGCATCTGCCCGCCGGCGCCGTTGAGCTGGTCGCCCAGCGGCCCAGCGGCCCCGCCGTGCGCTTCGAGACCTACGACGACGACATCGCCGAGGCCGAGGGCGCCGTCGCTCAGGTGCGCCGGCTGCAGGCCGCCGGGGTCCCCCTGAGCGAGATCGCGATCCTGTACCGCACCAACTCCCAGTCCGAGGTCTTCGAACAGGCCCTGGCCGGAGCCCAGATCGGCTACCTCGTGCGCGGCGGCGAGCGCTTCTTCGAGCGTGAGGAGGTCAAACGCGCCATGGCCGTCGTCCTCGGGGCCGCCCGCACCGAGAAGGCCACCCTGACCGGAGACCTCGGCCAGGACGCGCGCACCGTCCTGGCCCGTGAGGGCTGGAGCGAGGAGCCGCCCGCACCGCGTGGAGCTGTGCGCGAGCGGTGGGACGCTCTCAACGCCCTGGTGGCCCTGGCCGATGAGATGGCCCAAACCCGCGGCGCCGACCTCGACGCCTTCCACACCGAGCTGCGTGAGCGCGCCGACGCCCAGAACGCCCCCACCGTCGAGGGCGTCACCCTGTCCTCCCTGCACGCCGCCAAGGGCCTGGAGTGGGACGCCGTCATCCTCGCAGGCGTCTGCGAGGGGCTGCTGCCGATCTCCTTGGCCGAGGGGCAGGCGGCCATCGAGGAGGAGCGGCGCCTGCTCTATGTGGGCGTCACCCGCGCGCGAGAGCACCTCGTCATCTCCTACGCCCGCGCCCGCAACGCCGGCGGACGGGCCGCGCGCAAGCCCTCCCGCTTCCTGGACGGCCTGTGGCCCACCGGCGACGGTCCCAAGGACGCCTCCCGGCGCCAGGGCCGCCAAAGCGCCAAGGAACGCTCCCGGCAGTCCGCCGCCGACTTCGAGGCCAACAACGACCCCCGCACCATCGCCCTGTTCGAGGAGCTGCGGGCCTGGCGCTCCCAGGTCGCCAAGGAGAGGGGCAAGCCCGCCTTCACGGTCTTCGCCGACGCCACCCTGCGGGACATCGCCGTCGTCAAACCCACCAGCCTGCCCCAGCTCTCCCTCATCCGCGGCGTGGGCGCCACCAAGCTCCAGGACTATGGCGGGCCGGTCCTGGCCCTCCTGCGCGACTTCGAGGCGGAGAACTGA
- a CDS encoding PDZ domain-containing protein codes for MTHPDQHDAADTADSTSPGTTQPMREHEGNPLDQAGHAEAPAPQPSAQDRRRRRLRRSVTVGAVLVVVALIVAVFTVPINVVIEAPGPTWNVLDNGSSSSQDVLKVSGTETYPTEGALRMTTVSVSGCPGYPVTTADLVTAWFSADKRIVDRNQVCPQDQSAEQVEETGKAQMTASQDSAVIAALVETGKAGAMHLTVTEVTEQQTSTEIQAGDVLETITPEGGQTTTITSFSQLRELMTTIAEGTRVTLGVRRGEQQASAALTTIAPQEGTTGSLLGLSLRISVDSQVEATFSLSDVGGPSAGMMFALGVVDEITPGALTGGKDISGTGTIDMTGQVGPIGGIQQKMAGAKEAGSTFFLAPTSNCEEVKGHEPKGMQVFSVSTLHEAVTATQAIASGDTSGLATCSAK; via the coding sequence GTGACGCACCCAGACCAGCACGACGCCGCCGACACTGCGGACTCGACCTCCCCAGGCACCACCCAGCCGATGCGGGAGCATGAGGGCAATCCGCTCGACCAGGCCGGGCACGCCGAAGCCCCGGCTCCGCAGCCCTCCGCGCAGGACCGGCGTCGACGCAGGCTGCGACGCTCCGTGACGGTCGGGGCGGTCCTGGTGGTGGTGGCCCTCATCGTCGCCGTCTTCACGGTGCCAATCAACGTGGTCATCGAGGCCCCCGGCCCGACCTGGAACGTGCTGGACAACGGTTCGTCGTCGAGCCAGGACGTCCTGAAGGTCTCGGGAACTGAGACCTACCCGACCGAGGGCGCCCTGCGCATGACGACAGTCTCCGTATCGGGCTGCCCCGGCTACCCGGTGACCACTGCCGACCTCGTCACCGCCTGGTTCTCGGCGGACAAGCGGATCGTGGACCGCAACCAGGTGTGCCCGCAGGATCAGAGCGCCGAGCAGGTCGAGGAGACCGGTAAGGCCCAGATGACGGCCTCGCAGGACTCCGCCGTCATCGCCGCACTCGTGGAGACCGGTAAGGCCGGCGCCATGCACCTGACCGTCACTGAGGTGACCGAGCAGCAGACCTCGACGGAGATCCAGGCCGGGGACGTCCTGGAGACCATCACTCCTGAGGGCGGCCAGACGACGACCATCACCTCCTTCTCCCAGCTGCGAGAGCTCATGACCACCATTGCCGAAGGCACTCGGGTGACACTCGGGGTGCGCCGCGGCGAGCAGCAGGCGAGCGCCGCGCTCACCACGATCGCCCCGCAGGAGGGGACGACCGGTTCCCTGCTGGGGCTGAGCCTGAGGATCTCGGTGGACAGTCAGGTGGAGGCCACCTTCAGCCTGTCCGACGTCGGCGGTCCCAGTGCCGGCATGATGTTCGCGCTGGGGGTCGTTGACGAGATCACCCCGGGGGCCCTGACCGGAGGCAAGGACATCTCCGGGACCGGGACGATCGACATGACCGGGCAGGTCGGCCCCATCGGCGGGATCCAGCAGAAGATGGCGGGTGCCAAAGAGGCGGGCTCCACGTTCTTCCTCGCCCCGACGAGCAACTGCGAGGAGGTCAAGGGTCATGAGCCCAAGGGCATGCAGGTCTTCTCCGTGAGCACCCTGCACGAGGCCGTCACCGCCACTCAGGCGATCGCGTCGGGTGACACCTCCGGCCTGGCCACGTGCTCGGCCAAGTGA
- a CDS encoding zinc-dependent metalloprotease, with amino-acid sequence MSEDAFDELEKMLASLFGEQMASDAVGALRSSGVDPSSIAQMPGVGDISQLSPAQLLAMRAQFQQMFSASTTEPVNWQMGQELALQQARGDGDPTVTAAVAESTRQALQVADLWLDTATEFMPAPGQREAWSRGTWVERTLPVWKDVCAPVAEAVTAALARTLEKQIQDMPAEMGQAAQQMGALGSIMRTMAGTAFGLQIGQAIGELAKEALGATDTGLPLTREPGTALVPANVAAFAEGLEVDEDEARMFLAVREAATARLYAHVPWLRGQVLQAVLAYAREIRIDTETLESAVAQVDPNDPDALREALESGLFAPQETAAQREALEDLETLLALVEGWVEVVTARAAAPHLPHLMALAEMMRRRRAQGGAAEQVFARLIGLTFRPRRAREAAELWAHLGAQAGDAERDAFWNHPDVMPTASELANPKDFLTMRRMAQDIDAEIDADLASLLDGTLGYAEGAKEADENSPEGLGDRNPASADDAASQEPSQSQSTGPVSAGPGDEDSPGEPDEQDPTGTDKA; translated from the coding sequence GTGAGCGAGGACGCCTTCGACGAGCTCGAGAAGATGCTCGCATCTCTGTTCGGCGAGCAGATGGCCTCCGACGCCGTCGGCGCCCTGCGCTCATCCGGGGTGGATCCCAGTTCCATCGCCCAGATGCCGGGGGTGGGGGACATCTCTCAGCTCAGTCCCGCCCAGCTGCTGGCGATGCGCGCCCAGTTCCAGCAGATGTTCTCCGCCTCCACCACCGAGCCGGTCAACTGGCAGATGGGGCAGGAGCTGGCCCTTCAGCAGGCGCGCGGCGACGGCGACCCCACGGTGACCGCCGCGGTCGCCGAGTCCACGCGCCAGGCCCTTCAGGTGGCCGACCTGTGGCTCGACACCGCCACTGAATTCATGCCCGCCCCCGGGCAGCGGGAGGCCTGGAGCCGTGGCACCTGGGTCGAGCGCACGCTGCCGGTGTGGAAGGACGTGTGCGCCCCGGTGGCCGAGGCCGTCACCGCAGCCCTGGCTCGCACCCTGGAGAAGCAGATTCAGGACATGCCGGCTGAGATGGGGCAGGCCGCCCAGCAGATGGGGGCACTCGGGTCCATCATGCGCACCATGGCCGGCACGGCCTTCGGCCTCCAGATCGGCCAGGCCATCGGTGAGCTCGCCAAAGAGGCGCTGGGGGCCACCGACACCGGCCTGCCCCTGACCCGCGAGCCCGGCACGGCACTGGTTCCCGCCAACGTGGCCGCCTTCGCCGAGGGGCTGGAGGTCGATGAGGACGAGGCCCGCATGTTCCTGGCCGTGCGGGAGGCCGCCACCGCCCGCCTCTACGCCCACGTGCCGTGGCTGCGCGGGCAGGTGCTTCAGGCAGTGCTCGCCTACGCCCGCGAGATCCGCATCGACACCGAGACCCTGGAGTCCGCTGTGGCCCAGGTGGATCCCAACGACCCCGACGCCCTGCGCGAGGCCCTTGAGAGTGGGCTGTTCGCACCCCAGGAGACGGCGGCCCAGCGTGAGGCCCTGGAGGACCTGGAGACGCTCCTGGCACTCGTTGAGGGCTGGGTCGAGGTGGTCACCGCCCGCGCCGCCGCACCGCACCTGCCCCACCTCATGGCACTGGCCGAGATGATGCGCCGGCGCCGCGCCCAGGGCGGCGCCGCCGAGCAGGTCTTCGCCCGCCTCATCGGGCTGACCTTCCGGCCCCGCCGGGCTCGGGAGGCCGCCGAGCTGTGGGCCCACCTGGGCGCTCAGGCCGGTGACGCCGAGCGCGACGCCTTCTGGAACCACCCCGACGTCATGCCCACGGCCTCCGAGCTCGCCAACCCCAAGGACTTCCTCACCATGCGGCGCATGGCCCAGGACATCGACGCCGAGATCGACGCCGACCTGGCCTCCCTGCTGGACGGGACCCTCGGGTACGCCGAGGGCGCCAAGGAGGCCGATGAGAACAGCCCCGAGGGGCTCGGGGACCGGAACCCCGCCTCCGCCGACGACGCCGCCTCCCAGGAGCCCAGCCAGTCCCAGTCAACGGGCCCCGTCTCGGCCGGCCCCGGGGACGAGGACTCGCCCGGAGAGCCCGACGAGCAGGACCCGACCGGCACGGACAAGGCCTGA
- a CDS encoding PPA1309 family protein, with product MHDEANTAGAGRAEASAAQALARAVTETETHVAAHGWDQPVRVFALVRTAEALEADPDVAGLLDTATVEEARTNPELLMVVEQEGLPPAADLEHLLVQLAWPDSVHGAAISVERLVLPPAAQEEAEAITDAAKRLAFLQERPDREDIRMVVGVLRGGQSWCVLRSRSHDDDASLYQGEHLVPGLVEALAATFL from the coding sequence ATGCATGATGAGGCGAACACCGCGGGGGCGGGTCGAGCCGAGGCCTCCGCAGCACAGGCGCTGGCCCGCGCGGTGACGGAGACCGAAACTCACGTGGCGGCCCACGGCTGGGACCAGCCGGTGCGCGTCTTCGCACTGGTGCGCACCGCCGAGGCTCTTGAGGCCGACCCAGACGTGGCCGGCCTCCTGGACACCGCCACCGTGGAGGAGGCCCGCACGAACCCCGAGCTGCTCATGGTGGTGGAGCAGGAGGGGCTGCCGCCCGCCGCGGACCTGGAGCACCTGCTGGTGCAGCTCGCCTGGCCCGACTCCGTCCACGGCGCCGCCATCAGCGTCGAGCGGCTGGTCCTTCCGCCCGCGGCCCAGGAGGAGGCCGAGGCCATCACCGATGCCGCTAAGCGTCTGGCCTTCCTCCAGGAGCGCCCGGACCGCGAGGACATCCGCATGGTGGTGGGGGTCCTGCGCGGCGGGCAGTCCTGGTGCGTACTGCGCTCACGCAGTCACGACGACGACGCCTCGCTCTACCAGGGCGAGCACCTGGTCCCCGGGCTGGTCGAGGCCCTGGCGGCGACCTTCCTGTAG
- a CDS encoding UPF0182 family protein → MSTRPDDESPDSPPEESSSKSTGSSRQGKPDNLAGLFGLGRMGGGGPRPPHAPRSRTGGGRPGPLAMTISIIVAIAVAIGILSQVWTEVLWFSQIGYARVLWTQWIALIVLFLAGFAIMFGAVFVSMTRAYRAREIGMPDDEASRNLEAYRSVIEPMRRRLTWAVPAVLALFGSAWELAPSWREILLALNSQSFGVKDPQFGIDISFYVFILPAVLTLVSFLAGVVLFSGVTSIVVHYLYGGISVVRKPHFTKAARMHLAVFLALYAVIRAVGYWLGRYSALYASNSKFDGANYTDVNAVIPANAILAAIGLAVAILFIASVRSSSWRLPIIGVAVMIVSSLVVGTAYPLVIQKFIVDPNAQRQEAEYIQRNINATKAAYGLENVETTNYDATTKAAAGQLEKDAESTTSIRLLDPGLISPTFQQVQQNKQYYSFANRLNVDRYKVGSSSRDTVIAVRELNLSGLGEQQQTWVNEHTVYTHGYGVVNAYGNTVATRGYPSFWEGGIPSKGDLGEYEPRIYFGQSSPSYSIVGGKDNGSPRELDYPDDESKTGQVNTTFAGNGGPSVSNPFNRLLYATKFREANILFSQEVREGSQILYDRDPAKRVAKVAPWLTLDNSPYPAVVDHDDNPATPKRVVWIVDGYTTTNNYPYAQHESLAKATATADNKGGLLRAPEESNYVRNSVKAVVDAYDGSVKLYQWDDKDPILKAWQKVFPGTVTPMSQMSADLIAHMRYPEDLFNVQRTMMATYHVNDAAEFYSGGDFWKIPDDPTTPGQDQQAPYYLTLKMPGQDQASFSLSSAYIIGGNTNRNVLTGFLAVDSETSPGTGKKGERSPSYGKLRLLELPRSSNVAGPGQVQNIFDSNPEISKELNLLSQEGSQVIKGNLLTLPVGGGLLYVQPVYVQSSSGTQYPLLRKVLVSFGDNVGFADTLSGALDQVFGGNSGATTGQEAIDGDAAAANDTNETTDGKDPTADGGAKASASPSATPTASASASPSASASASSSSSATPSASGTSDPKAELNQALSDAQTAMTDADNARSKGDWSAYGDAQRRLNEAVNRAVEAQKKVG, encoded by the coding sequence GTGAGCACCAGGCCCGATGACGAGTCCCCGGACTCACCCCCCGAGGAGTCCTCGAGCAAGTCCACTGGCTCGTCCCGGCAGGGGAAGCCTGACAACTTAGCCGGACTGTTCGGCCTTGGACGCATGGGCGGGGGAGGGCCCCGTCCTCCCCACGCGCCGCGCAGCAGGACGGGTGGTGGCCGTCCCGGTCCGCTGGCCATGACGATCTCGATCATCGTGGCCATCGCCGTGGCCATCGGCATCCTGTCGCAGGTGTGGACCGAGGTCCTCTGGTTCAGTCAGATCGGGTACGCCCGTGTGCTGTGGACGCAGTGGATCGCCCTCATCGTCCTCTTCCTGGCGGGATTTGCCATCATGTTCGGGGCCGTCTTCGTCTCGATGACCAGGGCCTACCGTGCCCGGGAGATTGGGATGCCCGACGACGAGGCCTCGCGTAACCTCGAGGCCTACCGCTCCGTCATCGAACCCATGCGACGTCGGCTGACCTGGGCGGTTCCGGCAGTGCTGGCACTGTTCGGCTCGGCCTGGGAGCTGGCCCCCAGCTGGCGGGAGATTCTGCTGGCCTTGAACTCCCAGTCCTTCGGGGTCAAGGACCCCCAGTTCGGGATCGACATCTCCTTCTACGTCTTCATCCTGCCGGCGGTGCTGACGCTCGTGTCCTTCCTGGCCGGCGTCGTCCTGTTCTCCGGGGTGACGTCCATCGTCGTCCACTACCTGTACGGCGGTATCTCCGTGGTGCGCAAGCCCCACTTCACCAAGGCCGCCCGCATGCACCTGGCAGTCTTCCTGGCGCTGTACGCCGTCATCCGGGCCGTGGGCTACTGGCTGGGGCGTTACAGCGCCCTGTACGCCTCCAACTCCAAGTTCGACGGCGCCAACTACACCGACGTCAACGCGGTCATCCCCGCCAATGCGATCCTCGCGGCCATCGGACTGGCCGTGGCGATCCTCTTCATCGCCTCGGTGCGCTCCAGCTCCTGGCGCCTGCCGATCATCGGTGTGGCCGTCATGATCGTCTCCTCCCTGGTGGTGGGGACCGCCTACCCGCTGGTCATCCAGAAGTTCATCGTCGACCCCAACGCCCAGCGCCAGGAGGCCGAGTACATCCAGCGCAATATCAACGCCACCAAGGCCGCCTATGGCCTGGAGAACGTGGAGACCACCAACTACGACGCCACGACGAAGGCGGCGGCCGGCCAGCTGGAGAAGGACGCGGAGTCCACCACCTCGATCCGGCTCCTGGACCCCGGGCTCATCTCCCCGACCTTCCAGCAGGTCCAGCAGAACAAGCAGTACTACTCCTTCGCGAACCGGCTCAACGTGGACCGCTACAAGGTGGGCTCCTCCAGCCGGGACACGGTCATCGCGGTGCGTGAGCTCAACCTGTCCGGCCTGGGCGAGCAGCAGCAGACCTGGGTCAACGAGCACACCGTCTACACCCACGGATACGGCGTCGTGAACGCCTACGGCAACACGGTGGCCACCCGCGGCTACCCCTCCTTCTGGGAGGGAGGCATCCCCTCCAAGGGGGACCTGGGCGAGTACGAGCCCCGGATCTACTTCGGTCAGTCCTCGCCGTCCTACTCCATTGTGGGCGGCAAGGACAACGGCTCGCCGCGCGAGCTGGACTACCCCGATGACGAGTCCAAAACCGGTCAGGTCAACACCACCTTCGCCGGAAACGGCGGGCCGAGCGTGTCCAACCCGTTCAACCGCCTGCTCTACGCCACCAAGTTCCGGGAGGCCAACATCCTCTTCTCCCAGGAGGTGCGCGAGGGCTCCCAGATCCTCTACGACCGGGACCCGGCCAAGCGAGTCGCCAAGGTGGCCCCCTGGCTGACCCTGGACAACAGTCCCTACCCGGCCGTTGTCGATCACGATGACAACCCGGCCACTCCCAAGCGGGTCGTGTGGATCGTCGACGGCTACACCACGACGAACAACTACCCCTACGCCCAGCACGAGTCCCTGGCCAAAGCGACGGCGACCGCCGACAACAAGGGCGGACTTCTGCGGGCGCCGGAGGAGTCCAACTACGTGCGCAACTCCGTCAAGGCCGTCGTGGACGCCTATGACGGGTCGGTCAAGCTCTACCAGTGGGATGACAAGGACCCGATCCTCAAGGCCTGGCAGAAGGTCTTCCCCGGGACAGTCACGCCCATGAGCCAGATGAGCGCCGACCTCATCGCCCACATGCGCTACCCCGAGGACCTGTTCAATGTCCAGCGCACCATGATGGCGACCTATCACGTCAACGACGCCGCGGAGTTCTACTCCGGTGGAGACTTCTGGAAGATCCCGGATGACCCGACCACGCCCGGTCAGGACCAGCAGGCCCCCTACTACCTGACCCTCAAGATGCCCGGGCAGGACCAGGCGAGCTTCTCCCTGTCCAGCGCCTACATCATCGGCGGAAACACCAACCGCAACGTGCTCACCGGCTTCCTCGCCGTGGACTCCGAGACCTCTCCCGGCACCGGGAAGAAGGGGGAACGCAGTCCGAGCTACGGCAAGCTGAGACTCCTGGAGCTGCCGCGTTCCTCGAACGTGGCCGGGCCGGGGCAGGTGCAGAACATCTTCGACTCCAACCCGGAGATCTCCAAGGAGCTCAACCTCCTGTCCCAGGAGGGATCCCAGGTCATCAAGGGCAACCTGCTGACGCTGCCCGTGGGAGGCGGACTGCTCTACGTCCAGCCCGTCTACGTGCAGTCGTCGTCGGGAACTCAGTACCCGCTGCTGCGCAAGGTGCTGGTCTCCTTCGGGGACAACGTCGGATTCGCCGACACCCTCTCGGGGGCGCTCGACCAGGTCTTCGGCGGTAACTCCGGGGCGACCACGGGTCAGGAGGCCATCGACGGCGATGCCGCCGCGGCCAATGACACCAATGAGACGACCGACGGTAAGGACCCGACGGCGGATGGCGGAGCCAAGGCGTCGGCGAGCCCGAGCGCCACGCCCACGGCTTCAGCCAGCGCGTCCCCCTCGGCCTCGGCCAGCGCGTCCTCCAGTTCCTCCGCCACCCCGTCGGCCTCGGGAACCTCGGATCCGAAGGCGGAGCTCAATCAGGCGCTCTCCGATGCTCAGACCGCGATGACTGACGCGGACAACGCCAGGAGCAAGGGCGACTGGTCGGCATACGGTGATGCGCAGAGGCGCCTCAACGAAGCCGTCAACCGGGCCGTTGAGGCCCAGAAGAAGGTGGGCTGA
- a CDS encoding type II toxin-antitoxin system Phd/YefM family antitoxin has protein sequence MSTIPVTTARSQLYRLIDQVNEDSEPLVITGQRGNAVLVGEEDWRAIQETLYLESVPGMMDSIRNARREGIEAGSEELDW, from the coding sequence GTGTCTACGATTCCAGTGACGACCGCTCGTTCTCAGTTGTATCGGCTCATCGATCAGGTCAACGAAGACTCCGAGCCGCTGGTCATCACCGGCCAACGCGGCAATGCCGTCTTGGTGGGGGAGGAGGACTGGAGGGCGATCCAGGAGACGCTCTACCTGGAGTCCGTCCCGGGCATGATGGACTCGATCCGGAACGCCCGACGTGAAGGCATCGAGGCGGGCTCGGAAGAACTCGACTGGTGA
- a CDS encoding Txe/YoeB family addiction module toxin produces the protein MSSWRIVFSRQAQKDAKKLAAAGLKPKTEKLLNLMRENPFVKPPRYEKLVGDLSGCYSRRITIQHRLVYEVHTDERTIHVLRMWTHYE, from the coding sequence GTGAGCTCGTGGCGAATCGTGTTCTCACGTCAGGCACAGAAGGACGCGAAGAAACTCGCCGCGGCGGGACTCAAGCCTAAAACCGAGAAGCTCCTCAACCTCATGCGGGAGAATCCCTTCGTCAAACCGCCTCGTTACGAAAAGCTGGTCGGGGATCTATCGGGCTGCTACTCGCGGCGTATCACTATCCAGCATCGACTCGTCTACGAGGTGCACACCGACGAGAGGACCATCCATGTCCTGAGAATGTGGACCCACTACGAGTGA
- the ppk2 gene encoding polyphosphate kinase 2, with protein MDRSLYEAELLRLQAELVEMQEWVRATGARVVVIFEGRDAAGKGGAIKRITEYLNPRIARVVALPVPTERERTQWYFQRYIAHLPAAGEICLFDRSWYNRGGVEHVMGYCTPEEHRRFLQQCPVFERMLVDDGILLRKYWFSVPQKEQYKRFKSRMTDPMRRWKLSPTDLEALPRWEDYSRAKDEMFVHTDIDSARWHVVESADKRKARLNMIHHLLESIPYEHVERPEMTFPKKSSLPSSGYRRTDRSLQSEVPDYAATLSESDATERYVDLEDQGIS; from the coding sequence ATGGACCGTTCCCTGTACGAGGCAGAGCTGCTGAGGCTGCAGGCGGAGCTGGTCGAGATGCAGGAGTGGGTCAGGGCCACGGGAGCCCGCGTCGTCGTTATCTTCGAGGGCCGTGACGCGGCCGGCAAGGGTGGGGCGATCAAACGCATCACCGAGTACCTCAACCCGCGTATCGCGCGCGTGGTCGCGCTTCCCGTCCCCACTGAGCGTGAGCGCACCCAGTGGTACTTCCAGCGCTACATTGCGCACCTGCCCGCCGCCGGCGAGATCTGCCTGTTCGACCGTTCCTGGTACAACCGCGGCGGCGTCGAGCACGTCATGGGTTACTGCACCCCGGAGGAGCACCGGCGCTTCCTCCAGCAGTGCCCGGTCTTCGAGAGGATGCTTGTCGACGACGGCATCCTGCTGCGCAAGTACTGGTTCTCCGTCCCTCAGAAGGAGCAGTACAAGCGCTTCAAGTCGCGGATGACCGACCCCATGCGGCGCTGGAAGCTCTCACCCACCGACCTGGAGGCCCTGCCCCGCTGGGAGGACTACTCGCGGGCCAAGGACGAGATGTTCGTCCACACGGACATCGACTCCGCCCGCTGGCACGTCGTGGAGTCGGCCGACAAGCGCAAGGCCCGCCTCAACATGATCCACCACCTGTTGGAGTCCATCCCCTACGAGCACGTGGAGCGTCCTGAGATGACCTTCCCGAAGAAGTCCTCGTTGCCGTCGTCGGGCTACCGCCGCACGGACCGGTCTCTCCAGAGCGAGGTGCCCGACTACGCGGCCACTCTCAGCGAGTCCGACGCAACCGAGCGCTACGTGGACCTCGAGGATCAGGGGATCAGCTAG
- a CDS encoding NAD-dependent protein deacylase, translating into MDRQNSQRGLLAQWIEESSRIVFFGGAGVSTESGIPDFRGAKGFYHQDREIPLEQVLSIDFFTVHPQAYWEWFAQENAREGVAPNAAHRFVADLERAGKLSAVVTQNIDGLHQRAGSERVLELHGNWSRLTCTGCGEHITLDDVDDARSGEVPHCPTCASVLRPDIVFYGEMLDSDVIEGAVRAISEADLLIVAGTSLVVYPAAGLIDYYAGERLVLMNATPTPYDSRADLIIREPVGQVFEELGRRSRRP; encoded by the coding sequence ATGGATCGCCAGAACAGCCAGAGGGGCCTGCTCGCCCAGTGGATCGAAGAGTCCAGCCGCATCGTCTTCTTCGGCGGCGCCGGGGTCTCCACGGAGTCGGGGATCCCCGACTTCCGGGGCGCCAAGGGCTTCTACCACCAGGACCGGGAGATTCCCCTGGAGCAGGTGCTGTCCATCGACTTCTTCACCGTGCACCCGCAGGCCTACTGGGAGTGGTTCGCCCAGGAGAACGCCCGCGAGGGCGTGGCCCCCAACGCCGCGCACAGGTTCGTGGCCGACCTCGAGCGGGCCGGGAAGCTGTCGGCCGTGGTCACGCAGAACATTGACGGCCTCCACCAGCGGGCCGGCTCCGAGCGGGTCCTCGAGCTGCACGGCAACTGGTCGCGCCTGACCTGTACCGGCTGCGGCGAGCACATCACCCTGGACGACGTCGACGACGCCCGCTCCGGCGAAGTCCCCCACTGCCCCACGTGCGCCTCGGTGCTACGCCCGGACATCGTGTTCTACGGGGAGATGCTGGACAGCGACGTCATAGAGGGGGCGGTGCGGGCCATCTCGGAGGCGGACCTGCTGATCGTGGCCGGCACGAGCCTGGTCGTCTACCCGGCGGCAGGCCTCATCGACTACTACGCCGGTGAGCGCCTGGTCCTCATGAACGCGACTCCCACGCCGTATGACTCCCGTGCCGACCTCATCATCCGTGAACCGGTCGGGCAGGTCTTCGAGGAGCTGGGGCGCAGGAGCCGCCGGCCCTAG